A window of the Chloroflexota bacterium genome harbors these coding sequences:
- a CDS encoding PIG-L family deacetylase, with product MGNGLTVLGCFAHPDDEGLVTGSFGRYIDEGARCALICATRGEVGEIAAGVNATRETLGQVREQELRTAMAHINLSEIIFFDYRDSGMDGTPENKDPRAFINAPDDEVTGALVRHIRSIKPQVLVTFDPKGGYGHPDHIKIHHATMEAFDLAGDPNAFPEQIKAGLQPHTPLKLYWTGFSREFFEEVGRYLKEQGVDLSQFGPFNPQTRVSMMEHDVTTQVHVAAYVELKERAWASHATQQNPNSVLGKLPRDMWRKFRMTEHFILAKTRVPHPGGIIEDDLFAGVRG from the coding sequence ATGGGCAACGGATTGACGGTTCTGGGCTGCTTCGCGCACCCGGATGATGAGGGATTGGTTACGGGCTCGTTCGGGCGCTACATCGACGAAGGCGCGCGCTGCGCGCTGATCTGCGCCACACGCGGCGAGGTCGGTGAGATCGCGGCCGGCGTCAACGCCACGCGCGAAACGCTCGGGCAGGTGCGCGAGCAGGAGTTGCGCACCGCCATGGCGCACATCAACCTGAGCGAGATCATCTTCTTCGACTACCGCGACTCGGGCATGGACGGCACGCCGGAGAACAAAGACCCGCGCGCGTTCATCAATGCCCCGGACGACGAGGTCACCGGCGCGCTCGTGCGCCACATTCGCTCCATCAAACCGCAGGTGCTGGTGACGTTCGATCCCAAGGGCGGCTACGGCCACCCCGATCATATCAAGATCCACCACGCGACGATGGAGGCCTTTGACCTGGCTGGCGATCCGAACGCCTTCCCGGAGCAGATCAAGGCAGGGTTGCAACCGCACACGCCGCTCAAGCTGTACTGGACCGGGTTCTCCCGCGAGTTTTTTGAGGAAGTCGGGCGCTATCTGAAGGAGCAGGGCGTCGACCTGTCGCAGTTCGGGCCATTCAACCCGCAGACGCGCGTCAGCATGATGGAGCACGACGTGACGACCCAGGTGCACGTGGCCGCCTATGTCGAACTAAAGGAGCGCGCGTGGGCCTCGCATGCCACTCAGCAGAATCCGAACAGCGTGCTCGGCAAGCTGCCGCGCGACATGTGGCGCAAGTTCCGCATGACCGAGCACTTCATTCTGGCGAAGACGCGCGTGCCGCATCCCGGCGGCATCATCGAGGACGACCTGTTTGCGGGGGTGCGAGGCTGA
- the mtnA gene encoding S-methyl-5-thioribose-1-phosphate isomerase — protein sequence MRTVFWDDNQVKMIDQRKLPHELVVNSYDTYQGVAEAIRTMVVRGAPAIGATAAFGLALAAVNSSATTRDALLSDLDAAEKILAASRPTAVNLFWALERMLRVARDPQHTSPAAVRDALIAAAQDLADEDVEINRRMAEAGAALVKDGDTILHHCNTGALAAVDWGTALGVIFMAHDQGKHIHVLVDETRPRLQGAALTAWELMQRGIDMTLIADNASGYFLHSGQVNLCFVGADRIASNGDTANKIGTYKIAVVAKENGVPFYTVAPTSTVDLNLRSGDDIPIEMRDAREVTHIGGHSIAPLGVKVANPAFDVTPHRYLSGIVTEEGIVRPPFTDGLRAAVARAHSRRAAR from the coding sequence ATGCGCACCGTCTTCTGGGACGATAACCAAGTGAAGATGATCGACCAGCGCAAGCTCCCGCACGAGCTGGTCGTCAACAGCTACGACACCTATCAGGGTGTCGCCGAGGCGATCCGTACCATGGTCGTGCGCGGCGCGCCGGCGATCGGCGCCACCGCCGCCTTCGGGCTGGCGCTGGCCGCCGTGAACAGCAGCGCCACCACCCGCGACGCGCTATTGTCCGACCTCGACGCCGCCGAAAAGATTCTCGCCGCCTCCCGCCCTACCGCCGTCAACCTGTTCTGGGCGCTGGAGCGCATGCTGCGCGTGGCGCGCGACCCGCAGCACACCTCGCCCGCCGCCGTGCGCGATGCGCTGATCGCCGCCGCGCAGGACCTGGCCGACGAGGACGTGGAGATCAACCGGCGCATGGCCGAAGCCGGCGCCGCACTCGTCAAGGATGGTGACACCATCCTGCACCACTGCAACACCGGCGCGCTGGCTGCCGTGGACTGGGGCACCGCGCTCGGCGTCATATTCATGGCGCACGACCAGGGCAAGCACATCCATGTGCTGGTCGACGAGACGCGCCCGCGCCTGCAAGGGGCGGCCCTGACCGCCTGGGAACTGATGCAGCGCGGCATCGACATGACGCTAATCGCCGACAACGCCTCCGGCTACTTCCTGCACTCCGGCCAGGTCAACCTCTGCTTCGTCGGCGCCGACCGCATCGCCTCCAATGGCGACACGGCCAACAAGATCGGCACGTACAAGATCGCGGTCGTCGCGAAGGAGAACGGCGTGCCGTTCTACACCGTCGCACCGACCTCGACGGTCGATCTCAACCTGCGCTCCGGCGACGACATCCCGATCGAAATGCGCGATGCGCGCGAAGTGACGCACATCGGCGGCCATTCCATCGCGCCGCTGGGCGTCAAAGTCGCCAACCCGGCGTTCGACGTCACACCGCACCGCTACCTGAGCGGCATCGTCACCGAAGAAGGCATCGTGCGCCCGCCGTTCACCGACGGCCTGCGCGCGGCCGTGGCGCGGGCGCACAGCCGGCGCGCGGCCCGGTAA